From Pseudoalteromonas sp. Scap06:
CTTTTAGCTGTTTATTTATTATGTCAGTTAAGCACACATCATAAAGGTAAACTATTAAGCTTACTTGCTTATCTTTTATTTTTTAATGCCATGATTGCTATACTGGAATTTACGATAGGCAAAACAATGGTTAGTGTTGAGTTTGCAAGCTTTAGCTTTTTTCGGTCAACTGCACTCTTGGGTTTCCCTCTCAATAATGCATTAATCACAGCTGCGTTAGCCCCTATACTAATGAGTTATACTCGAATTCCTTATTTAATCTATTTTACCGTTGTAACTTTAGCTTTATTTGCTTTTGGAGGGCGAGCTGCCACTGCTATATTCATTTTCGGAATGTTGTTTTTAATTATGCCAAAGATACCTAGATTTATAAAATCAGGGTTTCATACATCAAAAATGCGTTTTGCTATAATCCAAGCGCTCGCTTTTTTTGCGTTCATTTTTACAACATTAATAATTACTTTAACTCCAATTGGTGCTCGAATCCTCAGTAAGTTGCATATTGATAAGAGTGCTGAAGCACGTTTTAACGTATATATTTTGTTAGATGAATTAACCCCTATTGAATGGGTATTTGGAGCATCGTCTGCATTTAAGCAAAATATTGATTTCTACATTGGAATAAATGTGATTGAAAATTATATCATTGGTTGGGTTGTTAATTTTGGACTTATTGGCACGTTTTTACTTGTTTTCACTTGCTATAGCATACCATCAAAATTGATGACAAGAAGTAATATAAAATTAAATGTTGCCTTAATTGTATTTATTTTAGTATCAGTGACCAACAATGCATTAACGACTAAAACGCCAGCTTTGTTATTTTTATTTAGCGTAATGTACCTTTCCAGAGCAATAGAAAGTAAGACCAAAATATAGCTCAGTATAAAATACAGGATGTCATTGTTAGCTAAAGTGGAAATATAAAGATAAGAGATATTTAAAGCAAAATTTTTTAGAAATTTATACAATTTAAAATGATGAGGTTAAATAATGCCCAATGCAATACTGTTATATAGAGTCTCCAGGTGGCTTTATTTAAGAAAAGTCCCTTTATTACCAAAGCTTATACAGTTAATGATTTTCCTGTTTTATAATTCTAAATTACCTGCTAGTGCGGATATCGGGAAAGGTTCTTTTCTTGTGGTTAAAGGTATTGGGGTAGTAATTATTGATAACGCCAGAATAGGAGAACGTTGCAGGATTGGTATTGGTTGCAAAGTCGTTGGTAAGGGACCTTATAAGCGTGTTCCTAGTATTGGAGATGATGTTTTTCTTGGTCCAGGCTCTGTAATCGTAGGACCAGTAATAATTGGTAACAAAGTAATAGTCGCTCCAAATTCTGTAGTTACAAAAAGTGTACCTAATGGATGCATAGTTGGTGGAGTTCCTGCAAAAATTATCGGGAATATAGACGAATTGAATTATGACATATTAAAAAACGAGAGTTATTTAGATGATGTAGCTCCATATATGGTAAAAAATAAAACAAGACTTTGTCAAGTAGACAGTCATGTTTAATCTTATGTAATTTAATTGTATTTTGCGATCTCTAGCAATTAAACCTGATATTTAAAGGAATAGTATTGATGTTTACTAGTAAGGCATATACAAAAAGCCCTATATTCGTTCAAAATATTTTATTAAGTAGTCGCGCATTTATACGTAAAAAACTTAGGGAAAATACAAACTGCGAAAGGCTGACTCAAAAACTACAAACTCACGAGTTTAACTATGAGTTATTAAAACAGTATAGTCATAAAGCGCTCAGTGCTGTAGTTACAAGTGCAAATGATGCTATTGATTATTATAAGGGAACTGGTCCTGATATAAACAATTACCCCTATATCGATAAACCAACAGTTAACAACCATAAAGACCAGTTTTTATCGCCTCAAAAAAAAGGCGCTGTAATTAATGGTGCAACAAGTGGTACAACAGGTGCGCCACTAGTTATCCCGCAGAGTATGAAGTCAGTTATAACCGAGCAAGCTTTTGTTAACCGAGGGCTTACTTGGGCAGGTTTTGAAAAAGGCGATAAACGAGCATGGATCCGTGGTGATATGATAGTACCGCTCGAACAAAAACAGGCGCCATTTTGGCGTTATTCTTATTTTGAAAATATGATTGTGCTTTCATCGTTTCATATGGCGCCTAAAAATTTACATTCATATATCAATGCAATGGTTGATTTTGGTGTACAAGTTATTCAGGCCTACCCTTCATCTATTGTTACGTTAGCTAAGTATTTAGAAATTAATAATGAATATTACCCAGGTGAAATAAAGTCGGTTGTTACTTCATCTGAATCACTAACTAAGGAAGATAAACACCTCATTGAAACGCGATTTAAATGTACGGTGTTTGATTGGTATGGATTATTTGAACGTGTAGCTGCTATTGCAAGTTGTGAGTACAGTCGTTATCACATATTAACAGATTACGCTCATGTTGAATTATTGCCAGCTGGTAAAACAGAGGATGGTCGTGATAGGGCTGAAATTGTCGGGACTAATTTTAATAACTCCCTTTATCCTTTAATACGTTATAAAACGGGTGATCACGTTATATTGTCAGAGGAAAAACATTGCCCCTGTGGCCGAGTATTTCCACTTGTTGATTCTATAGAGGGTAGAACAGGAGATTACCTAGTTGCTGAAGATCGGCAAAATGTGCATATATTAAATCATATACCAAAAGGTGTTGAAGGGTTATTGGGTGCACAATTTGTACAGAAAAAAGATCTGAGTATTGATGTTTGGGTCGTAGTAGATAAAACATTATTTAAAAAAGATCAAGAAGATAAATTAATATTAAACACAAAAGAAAGATTGGGTGCGTCTATTAAAGTTAGTGTAAAAACAGTTGATGCGATTCCAAGGACTAAAAACGGCAAAGTAAAGCAGGCTATAAGAGAGTTTTAACGTGAAAAAAACAATAAATTTAACAATAGCCACAGATAAAAACGGTCAAGGTGGTATTGCCACTGTATTAAATGTTTACGACAGTGAAGGCTTTTTTAATGACACAAATTCAGAGCTTTTAGCAAGCCATTCAACAAATACAGGTTTTGGCATGGCAGGCCAACTATTTAATTACTTACTTTGCATTATTAAGTTAGTTGCTAAATTAATAATTTATGATGTTGGGGTAGTGCATATTCATATGGCTTCTAGAGGGAGTTATGCTAGAAAATCAAAGCTAATAAAGCTGATTAAGTATTTTAATACAAAAGTAATTTTGCACTTACATGGTGCTGAGTTTAGAGATTTTTACAAAAATGAATGCTGTGAATCTAAAAAAGCACAAATAAGGTCAACTTTTAACTCTGTAGATAAAGTTATTGTTTTATCTACTCAGTGGCTAGACTGGCTTGATACTATACTTGATGATCCAAAAAAAGGGATAGTAGTTTATAACGCAGTGCCTAAATTAGAATTAGAAAAAGAAAAAACTAATAACTTTAATTTTGTATTTTTAGGCCGTTTAGGTGAGCGTAAGGGTGTATCTGACTTAATACATGCTTTTAAATATGTCGTTAAAGACCATCCAAACTCGAGGCTATTACTTGGAGGAGATGGTGAAATTAAAAAGTATCAAACTATGGTTAACGAACTTGAAATTAGTGAGTATGTTGACCTACTTGGT
This genomic window contains:
- a CDS encoding VpsF family polysaccharide biosynthesis protein (VpsF, distantly related to oligosaccharide ligases, is encoded next to the probable flippase VpsE.), translated to MKNENIYKVMVLTFFTAFIFGGYLLENVGIKYVSEGGNPLVKIHISTYILMLTFAIFTLRKGIQTPIINLKELSSAWLISLLSIILVIFYGLYTSGMSGIAYLVNTMISPLLAVYLLCQLSTHHKGKLLSLLAYLLFFNAMIAILEFTIGKTMVSVEFASFSFFRSTALLGFPLNNALITAALAPILMSYTRIPYLIYFTVVTLALFAFGGRAATAIFIFGMLFLIMPKIPRFIKSGFHTSKMRFAIIQALAFFAFIFTTLIITLTPIGARILSKLHIDKSAEARFNVYILLDELTPIEWVFGASSAFKQNIDFYIGINVIENYIIGWVVNFGLIGTFLLVFTCYSIPSKLMTRSNIKLNVALIVFILVSVTNNALTTKTPALLFLFSVMYLSRAIESKTKI
- a CDS encoding serine O-acetyltransferase, which translates into the protein MPNAILLYRVSRWLYLRKVPLLPKLIQLMIFLFYNSKLPASADIGKGSFLVVKGIGVVIIDNARIGERCRIGIGCKVVGKGPYKRVPSIGDDVFLGPGSVIVGPVIIGNKVIVAPNSVVTKSVPNGCIVGGVPAKIIGNIDELNYDILKNESYLDDVAPYMVKNKTRLCQVDSHV
- a CDS encoding phenylacetate--CoA ligase family protein, whose product is MFTSKAYTKSPIFVQNILLSSRAFIRKKLRENTNCERLTQKLQTHEFNYELLKQYSHKALSAVVTSANDAIDYYKGTGPDINNYPYIDKPTVNNHKDQFLSPQKKGAVINGATSGTTGAPLVIPQSMKSVITEQAFVNRGLTWAGFEKGDKRAWIRGDMIVPLEQKQAPFWRYSYFENMIVLSSFHMAPKNLHSYINAMVDFGVQVIQAYPSSIVTLAKYLEINNEYYPGEIKSVVTSSESLTKEDKHLIETRFKCTVFDWYGLFERVAAIASCEYSRYHILTDYAHVELLPAGKTEDGRDRAEIVGTNFNNSLYPLIRYKTGDHVILSEEKHCPCGRVFPLVDSIEGRTGDYLVAEDRQNVHILNHIPKGVEGLLGAQFVQKKDLSIDVWVVVDKTLFKKDQEDKLILNTKERLGASIKVSVKTVDAIPRTKNGKVKQAIREF
- a CDS encoding glycosyltransferase family 4 protein encodes the protein MKKTINLTIATDKNGQGGIATVLNVYDSEGFFNDTNSELLASHSTNTGFGMAGQLFNYLLCIIKLVAKLIIYDVGVVHIHMASRGSYARKSKLIKLIKYFNTKVILHLHGAEFRDFYKNECCESKKAQIRSTFNSVDKVIVLSTQWLDWLDTILDDPKKGIVVYNAVPKLELEKEKTNNFNFVFLGRLGERKGVSDLIHAFKYVVKDHPNSRLLLGGDGEIKKYQTMVNELEISEYVDLLGWVAGDTKMNTLKKADAYVLPSYNEGFPMGVLEAMSCNIPVIASTAGGIPDAITNNIDGLLIDPGDVEALKIAMNRLIEFPIETKRMENAAKEKFLNNFSPSVIIPKLKCIYKELGAI